A portion of the Sabethes cyaneus chromosome 3, idSabCyanKW18_F2, whole genome shotgun sequence genome contains these proteins:
- the LOC128740357 gene encoding pancreatic lipase-related protein 2-like translates to MLQECAVGVLLGLSFAVAADWNFLKCFETEKRCPNENVTFWLYTRDTQNNPTELSLFHTDTIDRAPFAAGRPLIVLIHGYTGHRNYAPNTSIRPAYLDYGEFNIVSLDYNPLALEPCYYQAVRNLPTVANCTALLLDYMIERRMFTLNDIHVVGFSLGGQTSGMIGNYLKAGKLKRVTGLDPAKPLFITAPSEFKLDQSDAEFVQVIHTDVFARGILHPSGHTDFYINGGVEQPGCSNQTTGQTTGECNHNRAPEYYAESIASEVGFYGYRCAHWYLYMLGLCRFNEQSTVALMGAHTPNTTRGLYFLNSNVQSPFAQGRNFSLRDEYVIPA, encoded by the exons ATGTTACAGGAATGTGCCGTTGGGGTTTTACTAGGATTATCATTCGCAGTTGCTGCCGACTGGAATTTTCTGAAATGTTTCGAAACTGAGAAAAGGTGTCCAAACGAGAATGTTACGTTTTGGTTATATACGAG AGACACTCAGAACAACCCAACCGAGCTCAGCTTGTTTCATACCGATACGATTGATCGTGCTCCATTCGCTGCGGGTCGTCCGCTGATAGTTTTGATTCACGGTTACACCGGACATCGGAACTATGCCCCGAACACATCGATTCGCCCGGCATATTTAGACTACGGGGAATTCAACATCGTCTCGCTAGACTACAACCCTCTAGCACTGGAACCTTGCTACTATCAGGCTGTGCGAAATCTTCCCACGGTCGCGAATTGTACGGCTCTGCTCTTGGACTACATGATCGAGCGCCGGATGTTCACCCTGAATGACATTCACGTTGTGGGCTTCAGCCTCGGAGGTCAGACTTCCGGTATGATTGGTAATTACCTGAAAGCGGGAAAACTGAAACGAGTAACTGGGCTCGATCCAGCCAAGCCACTTTTCATCACGGCGCCTAGCGAATTCAAACTAGACCAATCGGACGCGGAGTTCGTACAAGTTATTCACACCGACGTGTTTGCACGGGGTATTCTCCACCCCAGCGGTCACACAGATTTCTATATTAACGGAGGGGTGGAACAACCGGGCTGCAGTAACCAAACGACTGGCCAAACGACCGGCGAGTGCAACCATAATCGAGCGCCGGAATATTATGCGGAATCGATCGCCTCGGAAGTGGGTTTCTACGGATACAGGTGTGCTCACTGGTATCTGTACATGTTGGGACTGTGCCGATTCAACGAACAGAGCACGGTTGCCCTTATGGGTGCACATACTCCGAACAC AACACGTGGCTTATATTTCCTGAATTCCAATGTGCAATCACCATTCGCCCAGGGACGAAACTTTAGCCTAAGAGATGAGTACGTAATACCTGCGTGA